The Tumebacillus sp. BK434 genome segment GCGACAGCTTCGCGTCCGACTGGAACAGCACGGTTGTCGGCGCCAGGTCGCCTTTTTCGAATTTGGCTTCGAGGATTTCGTAGCCGACGCGGGACTGCATGTCGGCCGGGAACGATTTCATCGTGTCGAACTCGTAGTTCAGATTGAACAGATTGGAGGCGGACAACACCAGCAGGAGCAGGATCGACAGCGCGGAGAGCAGCGGCTTTTTCGTGACAAAGCGGCCGGCTTTGCTCCAGAAGGAGTTGCGGGTGATCAGCTCATCGCCCATTTTCGGGACTTTCGGCCAGAACGATTTGCGGCCGAACAGGGTGAACAGGGCGGGCACCAAGGTGACCGAGGCGATCATGATCACGAACATCGCCGTCCCGAAGATCGGGGCGAAGTTGCGGTAGTCGCCAAATTCGGCGAAGAACAGCACGAGCATGGCGATCAGCACGGTGCCGCCGGAGAAGAAGACCGGGAGACCGGTTTCGCGCATCGCGAACTTCATCGCGTCGAATTTGCTGTCGTGATGTTTCAGTTCTTCGCGGAAACGAGACAACACGAACAGCGAGTAGTCGGTGATCGCCGCAAAGAGCAGGATCGACATGATCGAGGAGGACTGGGAGGCGATCTCCAGTCCGGCCAGTCCCCACAGCCCGAGCAGCTGGTTGACGACTTCATACACAAACGCCGCAGCGACCAGCGGAATCAGGGCGAGGAGCGGCGAGCGGTAGATGACGATCAGCAGCACCAGGATCAGTCCGACCGTCGAGAGCAGCAGCACGATGTCGGCGCGCGAGAACAGGTCCAGCGTGTCGACGGCGATGCCGGCCGGGCCGGTAATGTAGGTGGTCACGCCGGTCGATTGCTCGGCCACCGCGTGCACCTGTTCGAGCCGGTCGCGCAACTCGCTGTTTTCCAGCTCCGAGTCGAACGTGATCGGCACGACGGCGGTCGTTTTGTCTTCCGAGAAAAAGCCGGCAGCCGCTTGCGGCGGCAATTCGGCGAAGGAGATGATCGACTGCAGGCCTGCGATCTGTTTCGCGCGAATGTCGTCGAGCACTGCGGAGACGTCGGCTGTCTGCAGTTCCCCTGCTTTCGCTTGAAACACGAGCAAGGCGGGGATCTCGTCGCTGCCTTGGAACTGCTCATCCAGTTTCATCTGGGCGATGACCGAAGGGGCGTCTTTGGGCAGGGAATCAACATTGGAAACTTCAAATTCTTTGGCACCTGGCACAAAGACGGCCAAGAGCATCGTGATGACCAGCCAGAGGGAGAGGGTGGTCCACATGCCTTTTCGGGTGCTTGTATAGTCGGTAATCTTGCGAAGGACGGTCTTCACGGTCCGTTCCACCTTTCTAAAAATAAAAATGACACTTGTGTCACCCTCATTATGTGCAAAGGTGACACAAGTGTCAATTATTATTTGGTGAGCATTCCGTGGCAGAGCATCTCTTTGATCGAGCGAATCCAGTCCTCATGCGGAATGCCAAAATGATTGGGGATGTTGATCGTCTGAAAGATCATGCCGAGGATCAGACCGTCCGGCAGATTGGTGTTCAACAACCGTTCTTGGCGGCCCAGTTGGAGAAATCCGTGCAGCATTTGATATAAGCTGCGATGGAATTCGTCGATCTTTTGCTGGTTCTCCGTCGCTTTTGGGGTGGCTTCACGGGGCATCTGATGGACGCGGCTCATGATTTGATGGATCATGCTATGTTGGAAGATCACATCGATCAGATAGTCAAACTGCGCCGCAAACCCGTCTTGCTCGGGAATCTGGCGGAACTGGTCGAGGACTTTGTCGACTTCGTACGTCATGTAGTCGGAGATGAGATCTTCCTTGTTCTCATAGTATTTGTACAGCGTGCCGCGTGAGACTTCGAGTTTTTCAGCCAAAGTCCCAAAGGTCAGGCTCTCGTAGCCATGTGTGAGCAGCTGGTCTCGCACTTCTTCGAATAATTGCTCTGTCGTAAACTTTCTTTCCCGTGCCACTGGCGCACCTCCGTTGAAAAAACTCTCTACTGGTATCATAGGGAGTTTTGCGGGAATTAACAACAATCTCTGTGCGTTCTCGATATTGACATAAAAAGGGTAAGATGTTATAAAAAAATTACTGGCACTCGACATGTAAGAGTGCTAACAAGTGGAGAACGTTCACGATTCGAAGGGGAGAATGGACATGGAAAAAAAGCAATTTCAAGCCGAATCCAAACGACTGCTGGAAATGATGATCAACTCCATCTACACGCAAAAGGAGATCTTTCTCCGCGAGTTGATCTCCAACGCGAGCGATGCAATTGATAAGATCTACTATAAAGCGTTAACCGACTCGTCGTTGGTCTTCGATAACGACAGCTATTTCATCAAAATCACTCCGGATAAGGAGAACCGCACGCTGACCATCCGCGACACCGGCGTGGGTATGACGGCAGAAGATCTGGAGAACAACCTCGGCGTCATCGCGAAAAGCGGATCGCTGGCGTTCAAACAGGAGCACGAAGCGAAAGACGGCCATGATCTGATCGGGCAGTTTGGCGTTGGTTTCTACTCCGCGTTTATGGTCGCCGATGAAGTGATCGTGACCAGCCGCGCGCTCGGCAGCGATCAAGCGTACAAGTGGGTTTCAACCGGCACGGAAGGTTACACGATCGAACCGGCTGCGCAGGACGAGGTCGGCACGGAGATCGTGCTGAAGATCAAGGACAACACGGAAGACGAGAACTACGATGAGTTCCTCGACCAATACCGCGTGAAGGCGCTGATCAAGAAGTATTCCGACTTCATTCGCTACCCGATCAAGATGGATTTCTCGGGCAAGCGTCCCGTCGAAGGCAGCGACACCGAGTTTGAAGATTTTGCAGAGGAACAAGTGGTCAACTCGATGGTGCCGATCTGGCGCAAGAACAAAAACGAGCTGACGACGGAAGATTACGAGGCGTTCTACAACGAGAAGCGCTACGGCTGGGACAAGCCGCTGAAGCACGTCCACCTCAGCGTGGAAGGCGCGGTGACCTACCAGTCGATCCTCTTCATCCCGGAAAACGTGCCGTACGACTACTATTCGAAGGAATTTGAAAAAGGGCTGGAGCTGTATTCGAACGGCGTCCTGATCATGAACAAATGCTCCGACCTGCTGCCCGACCACTTCAGCTTTGTCAAAGGGATGGTCGATTCGGACTCCCTGTCGCTGAACATTTCCCGTGAAATGCTGCAGCATGACCGCCAGTTGAAGCTGATCGCGAAAAACATCGCCAGCAAGATCAAGAGCAACCTGCAGAGCATGTTGAACAACGAGCGGGAGAACTACGAGAAGTTCTTCAAGTCGTTCGGCCGCCAGCTGAAATTCGGCGCGTACAGCGATTTTGGGGCGCAGAAGGACACGCTGCAAGACCTGCTGCTGTTCTACTCCTCGAAAGACAAGCAGCTCGTGACCTTGGATGAATACGTGTCGAGAATGCCGGAGGAACAAACATACATCTACTACGCGACAGGCGAATCGATCGAGCGCATCGAAAAGTCGCCGCAGGCGGAAGTGGTGCTCGACAAAGGCTACGAACTGCTCT includes the following:
- a CDS encoding MMPL family transporter, with product MKTVLRKITDYTSTRKGMWTTLSLWLVITMLLAVFVPGAKEFEVSNVDSLPKDAPSVIAQMKLDEQFQGSDEIPALLVFQAKAGELQTADVSAVLDDIRAKQIAGLQSIISFAELPPQAAAGFFSEDKTTAVVPITFDSELENSELRDRLEQVHAVAEQSTGVTTYITGPAGIAVDTLDLFSRADIVLLLSTVGLILVLLIVIYRSPLLALIPLVAAAFVYEVVNQLLGLWGLAGLEIASQSSSIMSILLFAAITDYSLFVLSRFREELKHHDSKFDAMKFAMRETGLPVFFSGGTVLIAMLVLFFAEFGDYRNFAPIFGTAMFVIMIASVTLVPALFTLFGRKSFWPKVPKMGDELITRNSFWSKAGRFVTKKPLLSALSILLLLVLSASNLFNLNYEFDTMKSFPADMQSRVGYEILEAKFEKGDLAPTTVLFQSDAKLSQADQDKLRDLLADQPLVNSVRAGGVTEDGQAVKYSLTFDESPYAEETMDALEQMRDDASALVEQSGLNGSLYFAGETATQVDDRTTNNRDLIVIVLLETVLIFGMLIFITRSLKVPLLMMGTILLSFLSALGLGMFLTDLIFDIDAVSNRVPLYSFVFLVALGIDYNIILISRYMEERRKHSVKTAIEIAVSTTGGVISSAGFLLAATFAVLMTMPIQLLFVFGFIVAIGILLDTFLIRGILMPALLVLFEKEKS
- a CDS encoding TetR/AcrR family transcriptional regulator, producing MARERKFTTEQLFEEVRDQLLTHGYESLTFGTLAEKLEVSRGTLYKYYENKEDLISDYMTYEVDKVLDQFRQIPEQDGFAAQFDYLIDVIFQHSMIHQIMSRVHQMPREATPKATENQQKIDEFHRSLYQMLHGFLQLGRQERLLNTNLPDGLILGMIFQTINIPNHFGIPHEDWIRSIKEMLCHGMLTK
- the htpG gene encoding molecular chaperone HtpG — its product is MEKKQFQAESKRLLEMMINSIYTQKEIFLRELISNASDAIDKIYYKALTDSSLVFDNDSYFIKITPDKENRTLTIRDTGVGMTAEDLENNLGVIAKSGSLAFKQEHEAKDGHDLIGQFGVGFYSAFMVADEVIVTSRALGSDQAYKWVSTGTEGYTIEPAAQDEVGTEIVLKIKDNTEDENYDEFLDQYRVKALIKKYSDFIRYPIKMDFSGKRPVEGSDTEFEDFAEEQVVNSMVPIWRKNKNELTTEDYEAFYNEKRYGWDKPLKHVHLSVEGAVTYQSILFIPENVPYDYYSKEFEKGLELYSNGVLIMNKCSDLLPDHFSFVKGMVDSDSLSLNISREMLQHDRQLKLIAKNIASKIKSNLQSMLNNERENYEKFFKSFGRQLKFGAYSDFGAQKDTLQDLLLFYSSKDKQLVTLDEYVSRMPEEQTYIYYATGESIERIEKSPQAEVVLDKGYELLYFTDDIDEFAIKSLRNYKEKWFKNVSSGDLGIEAEETQSEEEQLEHKDLFDYMKEQLSGKVSDVRASKRLKSHPVCLSTEGEVTIEMEKVLNAMPNSSGVKANKVLEINPQHDVFQSLQAAFENDKEKLNLYTALLYNQALLIEGLQVEDPVEFTNGICKIMV